From a region of the Streptomyces sp. B21-083 genome:
- the rnpA gene encoding ribonuclease P protein component yields MLPTEHRLRRREEFATAVRRGRRAGRPLLVVHLRSGTTDPHAPGESAPPTRAGFVVSKAVGGAVVRNKVKRRLRHLMRDRVAELPPGSLVVVRALPGAGDADHAQLARDLDAALQRLLGGGAR; encoded by the coding sequence GTGCTGCCTACCGAGCATCGGCTGAGGCGGCGCGAGGAATTCGCGACCGCGGTACGACGGGGTCGCCGGGCCGGCCGCCCGCTCCTCGTCGTCCATCTTCGTAGCGGTACCACGGACCCGCACGCGCCTGGGGAGAGCGCTCCCCCGACGCGTGCGGGTTTCGTCGTCAGCAAGGCAGTCGGCGGCGCGGTCGTCCGCAACAAGGTGAAGCGCAGGCTTCGCCATCTGATGCGCGACCGAGTCGCCGAGCTGCCCCCCGGTAGCCTGGTAGTCGTACGAGCGTTGCCCGGTGCGGGCGATGCCGACCATGCACAGCTGGCCCGAGACCTGGACGCCGCTCTGCAGCGGCTGCTGGGAGGGGGCGCGCGATGA
- the rpmH gene encoding 50S ribosomal protein L34 — protein sequence MSKRTFQPNNRRRAKTHGFRLRMRTRAGRAILANRRGKGRASLSA from the coding sequence GTGAGCAAGCGCACCTTCCAGCCGAACAACCGTCGCCGCGCGAAGACCCACGGCTTCCGCCTGCGGATGCGTACCCGTGCCGGTCGCGCGATTCTCGCGAACCGCCGTGGCAAGGGTCGCGCGAGTCTGTCCGCCTGA
- the yidD gene encoding membrane protein insertion efficiency factor YidD, with protein sequence MKYPLLALIKLYQWTISPLLGPVCKYYPSCSHYGHTAIDRHGAVKGTALTAWRILRCNPWSLGGVDHVPPRKRPRWHEMLRNAWHARKGGTSAAGAAIEGQNSSSPAAETPSHVQGA encoded by the coding sequence ATGAAGTACCCGCTGCTGGCTCTGATCAAGCTGTACCAGTGGACGATCAGTCCGCTGCTCGGCCCGGTGTGCAAGTACTACCCGTCGTGTTCCCACTACGGCCATACGGCCATCGACCGGCACGGTGCGGTCAAGGGGACGGCACTCACCGCCTGGCGCATCCTGCGGTGCAACCCGTGGTCGCTCGGCGGCGTGGACCATGTCCCGCCGCGCAAGCGTCCGCGGTGGCACGAAATGCTGCGCAACGCCTGGCACGCACGCAAGGGCGGGACCTCCGCCGCCGGCGCGGCCATCGAGGGACAGAATTCCTCGAGTCCGGCCGCCGAGACCCCGTCCCATGTCCAAGGAGCATGA